The following proteins are encoded in a genomic region of Hyla sarda isolate aHylSar1 chromosome 3, aHylSar1.hap1, whole genome shotgun sequence:
- the LOC130360905 gene encoding olfactory receptor 5A2-like gives MDGRNRTVATEFILMGFTKHLQINVVLFVIFSSIYLTTIVGNGLIICIIFFQQHLHTPMYYFLCNLAFIDFCYSSSTLPRLLVDLFSVVRSISLTACLTQVYVSLFLGETECFLLAVMAYDRYVAICHPLHYPLLMHWGMCHRLTTFSWVGSFTMSIVPSVIKPAELCYPNQVNHFMCEIIAMLKLACNDTHDSELMIFLFSFLSLLLPFLFIMVSYICILLSIIKMKSTGRSKAFSTCTSHITVVVLFYGTAMFMYFGPSSQYASNQAKYISIFYVAIIPMLNPLIYSLKNKEVLTAVLSRRK, from the coding sequence ATGGATGGAAGGAACCGGACGGTTGCCACCGAGTTCATCCTCATGGGGTTTACCAAGCATCTTCAGATAAACGTCGTCCTCTttgttatattttcatccatataCTTGACAACAATTGTTGGTAATGGTCTCATAATTTGCATCATCTTCTTCCAGCAGCATCTCCACACGCCAATGTATTATTTTCTGTGTAATTTAGCCTTTATCGATTTTTGTTATTCGTCTTCTACCTTGCCCAGGTTGCTGGTGGACCTGTTTTCTGTTGTAAGGAGTATTTCCCTGACAGCTTGTCTAACTCAAGTCTACGTCAGCTTGTTCTTAGGGGAAACGGAATGTTTTCTTCTGGCGGTCATGGCTTATGATCGCTATGTAGccatctgtcaccccctacactacCCCCTTCTCATGCACTGGGGTATGTGCCATCGGTTGACCACCTTCAGCTGGGTAGGAAGCTTCACAATGTCCATAGTTCCTTCGGTCATAAAGCCGGCAGAATTATGTTACCCCAACCAGGTCAATCACTTCATGTGTGAGATCATAGCCATGTTGAAGTTGGCGTGTAATGACACACATGACAGTGAGCTCATGATCTTTTTATTCAGTTTTCTTTCCCTTCTTCTTCCTTTTTTGTTTATTATGGTGTCATATATTTGCATTTTACTCTCCATAATAAAGATGAAGTCTACGGGAAGGTCTAAGGCCTTCTCCACTTGCACCTCACATATAACAGTGGTGGTTTTATTCTACGGGACAGCCATGTTTATGTACTTTGGTCCTTCATCACAGTACGCATCCAATCAAGCCAAATACATTTCTATTTTTTATGTCGCTATCATTCCAATGTTGAATCCTCTAATCTACAGCCTTAAGAACAAAGAGGTTCTCACTGCAGTTTTATCAAGGAGAAAGTAA